The DNA window CATAAGCATCCGGCCCTATCGCCGAAGAGAACGCAGGCGCCGTGGGGTAACTTGTGTAGCGCGGCAACCGGGCTTCGCCGTATTTCGCGACCAAATGACTGGACATGATTGGTTCCTTCAAAGGGGTTGAAGGACCATTGGCGCCAGGAGTGAGATCTGTCCTTGCTCTAAATCAATGACGGCCGGCTGAAACCGGCACGAGCATGGAGGTTATTTGCTGGCAATCAAAGTCACCCGGCCGCCCCGAGACTATGCTTGCTTATCTGGTGGGCCGCGGCCGCAGCCGCCAGGCTCTCTGAATTGCGCGGCCGAAGGACAAAATTTCATGACCGAAGCAGCGCTCATCGAGGCGGAAATTCCTCTCATTGACGTGCGCACCATCGCGCCCACCGAGAGACACCATCTCATCTTCAGTACCCTCCACGCCCTTGCCCCCGGCGGCCTCCTACGCATCACCAGCGACCACGATCCCCGCCCGCTGCACTATCAATTGGAGTCGGGCTATCCCGGAAAATTCTCCTGGGACTATCTCGAGCAGGGTCCCCAGATCTGGCGGGTCGAGATTTCTCGTCTTGAGGCGGGTTGCGATTGCAGCTGCGGCGGCCACTGAGCACGCAGGATAAACGATGATGATCGCTTCCGGCGCGACCTTGTCACGATGGACGACGTCGCATTTTGCCGCTGCAGCGAAATCAGAACATATTCGCCAACGGCGCTTTTTTGTCGCCAGACCGAATTTGGAGAGGTAGCGATGATCATGCCACTTCGTGAACTTGACGTCCGCCCGCTCCTCAAGAACGGCGGTGCGCCCTTCAACCTGATAATGGAAACGGTCGCATCGCTCGAACCGGGAGAAGGTCTTCGGCTGCTCGCGATATTCGAACCGACGCCCCTGATCCACCAGCTCAGGCAGCGCGGCTATTCCCACGTGAGTAGGAAAATCGCGGAGGACGATTGGGAAATCATCTTCGCACCGGAGTCAGCTGCCTCAGAAGGGGGACAAACAGGCGAGCCGACTTTGGAAACGGACCTATGGCCCGAACCGATATGGAATCTGGATCTGACCGGCCTTGCACCACCGAAGCCGATGGAACGTATCCTTGCGCGCCTGCAGACAATGAAAGCCGGCGAAGTACTATTTGCGCTCTTGAGCCGCGAGCCGATTTCCCTCCTGAACGAGGTGAAAGCTCGCGGCCATGAATGGGTCGGCAACTTCGACTCCACGGGAACGGTCTACCGCATCATGGTTCGCGTGAACCCTTCCGGGGTCTCGGCATGAAATTCGTCGTTTCTGAACCGCTGTGACAATGCATCACGAGGAACGACAGGCGCGGCAGGGATATCGGCATCCGAATTTTGATAGGCCATTTTGAGATTGCGCAATGAAGACGGCTGACCAAATGGAATAGAACCAGCCTGCAAATTTGGAGAATTTCAAGTGAATGAGTTCGCGCTTGCGTTCGCGCTTTTTCTGGGGCTGCACTCAGTTCCGGCGATCCCGGCCATTCGCTCTGCGATCATCCGGCGGACAGGGCGGTCTGCCTATTTCATTCTCTATTCGACGGTGTCGACCGCGGTGCTGATCTGGGTATTTCGTGCAGCCTTGGCTTTGGACTATATTCCACTTTGGGATTTCCAGCCTTGGCATGCCGCGATAACGATTTTCTTGGCCCCTATCGGAATATTCCTCGTGATTGCCGGACTGCTGAGTTGCAATCCTTTGTCGGTGTCGCTGCGGACCTCAGGTCAGCGAGGGGCCATCGTTCTCGTCACACGTCATCCTGTCCTCTGGGGCTTTGCTTTTTGGGCCGTCGGTCATCTCGTGGCGAATGGGGACCTGCGCGCACTTTTCCTCTTTGGCGGATTTGCGCTTTTTTCACTCGGCAGCATCCCTCTGGCGGAAAAGCGGGCGCGAAATCGGCTGGGAACGTCTTGGACTGACGTAGCCGCTTCCACATCCGTCTTTCCCTTCGCCGGCCTCTTGCGCGG is part of the Rhizobium jaguaris genome and encodes:
- a CDS encoding DUF2249 domain-containing protein; this translates as MTEAALIEAEIPLIDVRTIAPTERHHLIFSTLHALAPGGLLRITSDHDPRPLHYQLESGYPGKFSWDYLEQGPQIWRVEISRLEAGCDCSCGGH
- a CDS encoding DUF2249 domain-containing protein, producing MMPLRELDVRPLLKNGGAPFNLIMETVASLEPGEGLRLLAIFEPTPLIHQLRQRGYSHVSRKIAEDDWEIIFAPESAASEGGQTGEPTLETDLWPEPIWNLDLTGLAPPKPMERILARLQTMKAGEVLFALLSREPISLLNEVKARGHEWVGNFDSTGTVYRIMVRVNPSGVSA
- a CDS encoding NnrU family protein, which codes for MNEFALAFALFLGLHSVPAIPAIRSAIIRRTGRSAYFILYSTVSTAVLIWVFRAALALDYIPLWDFQPWHAAITIFLAPIGIFLVIAGLLSCNPLSVSLRTSGQRGAIVLVTRHPVLWGFAFWAVGHLVANGDLRALFLFGGFALFSLGSIPLAEKRARNRLGTSWTDVAASTSVFPFAGLLRGHGLGIDMPILFGAVAAAIITGWLLLGGHSFLFGADPIATLM